A DNA window from bacterium contains the following coding sequences:
- a CDS encoding secretin and TonB N-terminal domain-containing protein, which yields MIRKNLKYVGIVSLMVIMILSQVYAEIKIAKPAVKHESGKTYISIPFIGESITYTSNKYNHLVYLDITDAVLTGAAKYSMPIEESAATKVVVAQYQSEPKVVRAVIMLSKWVPFDIKQEEKTLVICIDNTGVEPPAASGKKAKSVPSVPGAEKVAAPPAVEPKPAVLPPAVEVKPAPTGLDAIVSLDFSGAELPSVIRILADKSGLNIVAGPEVAGKVSIHLENVTVKEALDTILAVHGFTFEKPSPNVLRIVKIDKPVVAPPPAVEEIVEQVTLNYKKTSDVIAVIKSVYPRVNIVEWLDNNAKIITGTGVIVISGSPQDVAKAKALIKKLDKPIKQVMIEARLINLDLDKIKDLGISWDATKSSIIDDGTYSIGGQTLGQAGALAGGIVIGSISTPTWDINATLKAAVENKSAEVLANPRILALNNTTAEINITRQNPYVQWSYDAQTNTYVGNVNFDEKTKEGVTLTVTPQITDDGNILMHIVPVQKSKQGEISYPSAGGAPNTVIAIVDERKADATLLVKDGETVVIGGLRKNNELTKENKIPVLGDIPFLGNAFKSKSTTVSRSELMLFVTPYIVKESTPLTAEEKINYDRIDLK from the coding sequence AAATTGCTAAACCTGCAGTAAAACATGAATCAGGGAAAACGTATATTTCAATCCCATTCATTGGAGAATCCATTACATATACCAGTAACAAATATAATCATCTGGTGTATCTTGATATTACAGATGCTGTATTAACTGGCGCGGCAAAATATTCGATGCCAATTGAAGAAAGTGCAGCAACCAAAGTCGTCGTTGCGCAATATCAATCGGAGCCGAAAGTTGTTCGTGCGGTGATAATGTTAAGCAAATGGGTTCCATTTGATATTAAACAAGAAGAGAAAACGCTAGTCATTTGTATCGATAATACGGGAGTAGAACCGCCCGCTGCGAGCGGAAAGAAAGCAAAGTCGGTACCATCGGTACCAGGAGCGGAAAAAGTTGCAGCGCCACCTGCAGTTGAACCGAAACCAGCGGTTCTACCACCGGCGGTTGAAGTAAAACCAGCACCAACCGGATTAGATGCAATTGTTTCGCTCGATTTTAGCGGCGCGGAATTACCTAGTGTGATTCGTATCTTAGCAGATAAATCCGGATTAAATATCGTTGCCGGACCTGAAGTAGCTGGGAAAGTATCCATTCACCTCGAGAATGTTACTGTGAAAGAAGCGCTGGATACTATCCTAGCGGTACATGGATTTACATTCGAAAAACCAAGTCCTAATGTACTTCGAATCGTTAAAATTGATAAACCGGTTGTAGCACCGCCGCCTGCGGTAGAAGAAATCGTGGAACAGGTTACCTTAAATTATAAAAAGACCAGTGATGTAATTGCAGTAATAAAATCGGTATATCCGCGAGTTAATATTGTTGAATGGCTCGATAATAATGCAAAAATTATCACTGGAACCGGGGTTATTGTAATTAGTGGAAGCCCGCAAGATGTTGCTAAAGCAAAAGCGTTAATTAAAAAATTGGATAAACCGATTAAGCAGGTGATGATTGAAGCGCGGTTAATCAATCTCGATTTAGATAAAATCAAAGACCTTGGGATTAGTTGGGATGCAACAAAATCAAGTATTATTGATGATGGAACTTATTCAATTGGTGGACAAACCTTGGGACAAGCCGGAGCGTTAGCGGGCGGAATTGTTATCGGGTCAATTTCAACGCCAACGTGGGATATTAACGCGACACTGAAAGCAGCGGTTGAAAATAAATCCGCTGAAGTATTAGCCAACCCACGTATCCTTGCGTTAAATAATACTACTGCTGAAATTAATATTACCCGGCAGAATCCGTATGTTCAATGGTCATACGATGCACAAACCAATACTTATGTTGGAAACGTTAATTTCGATGAGAAAACAAAAGAAGGTGTAACCTTAACGGTTACTCCGCAGATTACCGATGATGGGAATATCCTGATGCATATTGTTCCAGTTCAGAAATCAAAACAAGGCGAAATTTCGTATCCATCAGCTGGCGGTGCACCGAATACAGTTATCGCTATCGTGGATGAACGGAAAGCAGATGCTACCTTGCTGGTTAAGGATGGAGAAACGGTAGTTATCGGCGGGTTACGTAAAAATAATGAGCTGACGAAAGAGAACAAAATCCCGGTTTTAGGTGATATCCCCTTCCTTGGGAATGCATTCAAATCGAAAAGCACGACAGTTTCACGGTCGGAGTTAATGTTGTTTGTCACCCCTTATATAGTTAAAGAGAGCACGCCATTAACTGCAGAAGAAAAAATTAATTATGATAGAATTGATTTAAAGTAA